A genome region from Vicia villosa cultivar HV-30 ecotype Madison, WI unplaced genomic scaffold, Vvil1.0 ctg.000163F_1_1, whole genome shotgun sequence includes the following:
- the LOC131624793 gene encoding uncharacterized protein LOC131624793: MRLNPEKYTFGVQAGKFLGLMLTNRGIEENSDKCQAVLDMRSPTSKTEVQQLTGRLAALSRILSCADDKAIHFFATIHKAEEFEWTPACEEAFLAVKYFLSSPPILTKPKENSPLVLYLALTDNAMSSILVQDGAEGRDPCTTSVRTSIKSRALADFVVELSTPGSSEDIPGWVLHVDGSSNLKGSGAGIVLEGPRDFILEYSLCFKFKASNNQAEYEALIAGMRLAEEVGVTHLTVKTDSQLVASQVKGEYQTKYDSLPKYLARTHELAQRFTEFIIVHIPREENVRADIFARLESTKAPGLNKMVIQEVIEKPSIERQEVMPVEQQEGWMTPIIQYLTSGDLPGDPDQALRIRKTAVWYTIVGGKLYRMGRSSPMLRCVAEEDVKLIMMEVHEGACGSHIAGRSLASKIL, translated from the exons ATGAGACTGAACCCAGAGAAATATACTTTCGGGGTGCAGGCCGGGAAGTTCCTCGGGCTTATGTTGACAAACCGGGGGATCGAGGAAAATTCGGATAAGTGTCAAGCAGTCCTTGATATGAGAAGCCCCACTTCCAAGACTGAGGTCCAACAATTGACGGGAAGGTTGGCAGCCTTATCCCGGATCCTATCTTGCGCAGACGACAAAGCCATTCACTTCTTTGCAACAATTCATAAGGCCGAGGAGTTCGAGTGGACACCAGCTTGTGAGGAGGCATTCCTTGCCGTTAAATATTTCTTATCATCTCCACCAATCCTGACCAAACCCAAAGAGAATTCCCCTCTGGTACTATACCTCGCATTAACCGACAATGCCATGAGTTCGATTCTAGTACAAGATGGTGCAGAGGGGAGAGACCCGTGTACTACGTCAGTAAG AACCAGCATCAAGTCTAGGGCCCTAGCCGATTTTGTGGTTGAATTGAGCACCCCGGGGTCTAGCGAAGACATCCCCGGTTGGGTCCTTCATGTAGACGGTTCGTCAAATCTAAAAGGCAGTGGAGCTGGGATAGTGCTCGAGGGACCCCGAGACTTCATCTTAGAGTACTCTCTGTGTTTCAAATTCAAGGCTAGCAACAACCAGGCAGAGTATGAGGCGCTCATTGCTGGGATGAGACTCGCCGAGGAGGTGGGTGTCACCCATCTAACCGTGAAGACGGACTCTCAATTGGTAGCGTCACAAGTAAAAGGGGAGTACCAGACAAAATATGATTCATTACCAAAGTATTTGGCGAGGACCCACGAGCTGGCTCAGAGGTTCACTGAGTTCATAATTGtacacattcctcgtgaagagaACGTTCGAGCAGATATATTCGCACGGCTAGAAAGTACCAAGGCTCCCGGTTTAAACAAAATGGTGATTCAAGAAGTGATTGAAAAGCCAAGTATTGAGCGGCAGGAAGTCATGCCCGTAGAACAACAGGAAGGCTGGATGACCCCTATAATTCAATACCTGACTTCCGGGGACTTGCCCGGAGACCCCGACCAAGCATTGAGGATCAGAAAAACCGCAGTCTGGTACACTATAGTCGGTGGGAAGCTCTACAGAATGGGTCGTTCATCCCCAATGTTGAGATGTGTGGCTGAAGAGGATGTCAAGCTAATCATGATGGAGGTGCACGAGGGAGCGTGTGGTTCACACATAGCAGGAAGATCTCTGGCAAGTAAGATCCTTTGA